In Candidatus Sulfurimonas marisnigri, a single genomic region encodes these proteins:
- a CDS encoding cytochrome-c peroxidase, whose product MYEKTLLSLTLITASLVASNLSDDAKKIGLLPIPSSQTELLKLIDNQKNPITSKKVELGKKLYFDPRLSKSGIISCNTCHNLSEGGDDGVSAAIGHKWVANPHHLNSPTVYNSVFFSSQFWDGRDPDLEKQAQGPIQAHPEMAATKEHVVQTVTSIPDYVNEFKYAYGDSVKISFEKITDTIATFERTLVTPSPYDNYLNGSENAITPIQKAGLKTFIDKGCATCHNGIALGGEMNAFNITGTYIHQNIGDFKGDKNGMVKVPTLRNITQTAPYFHNGEVWNLKEAIIEMGRIQVGEKINDKEAASIEAFLKALDGVKPALSLPILPASTNTTPKPDLN is encoded by the coding sequence ATGTACGAAAAAACTCTTTTATCGTTAACTCTTATAACAGCTTCCCTTGTCGCTTCTAATTTGTCTGATGATGCAAAAAAAATAGGTTTGCTACCAATTCCTAGTTCTCAGACTGAGCTTTTAAAGTTGATTGATAATCAAAAAAATCCTATTACTTCAAAAAAGGTTGAGCTTGGTAAAAAATTATACTTTGACCCAAGACTGTCTAAAAGTGGAATCATTAGCTGTAATACTTGTCATAACTTAAGTGAGGGTGGAGACGACGGTGTCTCTGCTGCTATTGGTCATAAATGGGTTGCAAATCCACACCATTTAAACTCACCAACTGTTTATAACTCTGTATTTTTCTCTTCTCAGTTTTGGGATGGTCGTGACCCTGACTTAGAAAAACAAGCACAAGGCCCTATTCAAGCTCATCCAGAGATGGCAGCAACAAAAGAGCATGTAGTACAAACTGTTACATCTATCCCTGATTATGTAAATGAGTTTAAGTATGCTTACGGAGATAGTGTAAAAATTAGCTTTGAAAAAATAACAGACACTATAGCTACTTTTGAGAGAACACTTGTAACTCCATCTCCATATGACAACTACTTAAATGGGAGTGAGAATGCAATTACTCCTATTCAAAAGGCTGGTCTTAAAACTTTTATAGACAAAGGTTGTGCAACTTGTCATAATGGAATTGCTCTGGGTGGAGAGATGAATGCTTTTAATATTACAGGAACTTACATTCACCAAAATATTGGAGATTTTAAGGGTGACAAGAACGGTATGGTAAAAGTGCCAACACTTCGTAATATTACTCAAACTGCACCATATTTTCATAATGGAGAAGTATGGAATCTTAAAGAGGCAATAATTGAGATGGGTCGTATTCAAGTGGGTGAAAAAATCAATGACAAAGAAGCCGCTTCTATAGAGGCGTTCTTAAAAGCCTTAGATGGTGTTAAACCTGCCCTTTCTTTGCCAATACTTCCAGCTTCAACAAATACTACTCCTAAACCAGACCTCAATTAA
- the purN gene encoding phosphoribosylglycinamide formyltransferase — protein sequence MKKIVILFSGDGFNAQNIIQSLHKKECFVACGITNNKNAKGIEKLSLLGVKTEVLEHTEFDSRESFDGELVKLINSYAPDLVVLSGFMRILSSVFTSNIRAINLHPSLLPKYKGAKAIQRSFEGTSDECGVSVHWVSSELDGGDIILQKKFIRSDDETLDSFTKKIKEIEYELMPKAIVKVFSKD from the coding sequence ATGAAAAAAATCGTTATACTCTTTAGCGGTGATGGCTTTAATGCACAAAATATTATTCAGTCACTACATAAAAAAGAGTGCTTTGTTGCATGTGGTATTACAAATAACAAAAATGCAAAAGGTATAGAAAAACTTAGTTTACTAGGTGTAAAAACAGAGGTTTTAGAACACACTGAATTTGATTCAAGAGAGAGTTTTGACGGGGAGCTTGTAAAATTAATAAATTCATACGCTCCTGATTTGGTTGTGCTTAGTGGATTTATGAGAATACTCTCTTCTGTATTCACCTCAAATATCAGAGCAATAAATCTTCACCCCTCTTTGTTGCCAAAATACAAAGGTGCAAAAGCAATACAGAGAAGTTTTGAAGGCACAAGTGATGAGTGTGGAGTGAGTGTTCATTGGGTGAGTAGTGAACTTGATGGCGGAGATATAATATTGCAAAAAAAGTTTATTCGCAGTGACGATGAGACCTTAGATAGTTTTACTAAAAAGATAAAAGAGATAGAGTATGAGTTAATGCCAAAAGCTATTGTGAAAGTTTTCAGTAAAGATTAG
- a CDS encoding pseudouridine synthase: MMRLNKYIAHHSSYSRREADKAIQDGYARVDGEIQDNPATQVDEKEVIVYVSGKQITPRDKYTVIVYNKPKGELVTKSDPKGRRTIYDGLDKQYKHFIPVGRLDYATEGVLLLTDASKIATALMNSNLERIYKVKIKGEITSEMESAMMNGMTIDDASAGGHSHSKITSMTFAPFIGYKIQKSEHNYSVLKIAISEGQNREIRRFFAHFGTDVADLKRISFAEVELNNLPTGKTRFLSRSEYSALTTFMKAEQKLKRERGEK; encoded by the coding sequence ATGATGAGATTAAATAAATACATTGCCCACCACTCAAGTTACTCAAGAAGAGAAGCTGACAAAGCTATTCAAGATGGTTATGCAAGAGTAGATGGAGAGATTCAAGACAACCCTGCAACACAAGTTGATGAGAAGGAAGTTATAGTTTATGTGAGTGGCAAACAAATCACTCCAAGAGATAAATACACTGTTATAGTTTATAACAAGCCAAAAGGTGAACTTGTAACTAAAAGTGACCCAAAAGGCAGAAGAACAATATATGACGGATTAGATAAACAGTATAAGCACTTCATCCCTGTTGGTCGATTAGATTACGCAACCGAAGGTGTTTTACTTCTTACGGATGCTTCTAAAATTGCGACTGCACTCATGAACTCTAACCTAGAGAGAATATACAAGGTAAAAATCAAAGGCGAAATCACTTCTGAAATGGAAAGTGCTATGATGAATGGTATGACTATTGATGATGCTAGTGCTGGTGGTCACTCACACTCAAAAATTACTTCAATGACATTTGCACCTTTTATAGGTTATAAAATACAAAAAAGTGAACATAACTACTCTGTTTTAAAAATAGCAATCTCTGAGGGTCAAAACCGTGAAATCAGAAGATTTTTTGCACACTTTGGGACTGATGTAGCAGATCTTAAACGAATTAGTTTTGCAGAGGTGGAGTTAAATAACCTTCCAACTGGAAAAACAAGATTTTTATCTAGAAGTGAATACTCGGCTCTAACTACTTTTATGAAAGCAGAGCAAAAACTCAAAAGAGAGCGTGGCGAGAAGTAG
- a CDS encoding KpsF/GutQ family sugar-phosphate isomerase — translation MNYKQIAQETLEIEANTLLQSAKKIDDVFDRAVEIILACSGKLIITGVGKSGLIGAKMAATFASTGTPSFFLHPTEALHGDLGMIGKDDVVIAISYSGESEELSSILPHVKRFNTPLIGMTRDRNSTLGKYSDLVIDVVVEKEACPLNIAPTSSTTLTLALGDALAVCLMKARDFKKSDFASFHPGGALGKQLFVKVSDLMRSENLPVISSDTKLKDAIVKISEGRLGTVLVTDSEDRLLALVSDGDIRRALLSEDFSLEDSVWKYATHNPRTIDDENILASEALVMIEEMKIQLLVVTDKDKKVKGVLHIHTLIEKGIS, via the coding sequence ATGAATTATAAACAAATCGCACAAGAGACCTTAGAGATTGAAGCAAACACTCTTTTACAGAGTGCAAAAAAGATAGATGACGTTTTTGACAGAGCGGTTGAGATTATACTTGCATGCAGTGGTAAACTTATTATTACTGGTGTTGGAAAATCTGGACTAATCGGGGCAAAGATGGCTGCTACTTTCGCTTCAACTGGAACTCCAAGCTTTTTTTTACATCCTACTGAGGCACTTCACGGTGACTTAGGAATGATTGGTAAAGATGATGTTGTTATCGCAATAAGTTACAGCGGAGAGAGTGAAGAGTTAAGCTCTATACTTCCACATGTAAAAAGATTTAACACTCCTCTTATCGGTATGACAAGAGACAGAAATTCAACACTTGGAAAATATAGCGATTTAGTTATAGATGTAGTGGTTGAGAAAGAGGCTTGTCCTCTGAATATTGCACCGACAAGTTCAACAACTTTAACTTTAGCTTTAGGAGATGCTCTTGCCGTCTGTCTAATGAAGGCTAGAGATTTCAAAAAAAGTGATTTTGCTTCGTTTCACCCTGGCGGAGCTTTAGGGAAACAACTATTTGTAAAAGTTAGTGACCTGATGAGAAGTGAAAATTTACCAGTTATAAGTTCTGATACAAAACTAAAAGATGCTATTGTTAAAATTAGCGAAGGTAGGCTTGGAACTGTATTAGTAACAGACAGCGAGGACAGACTATTGGCACTTGTAAGTGATGGTGATATTCGTAGAGCACTTTTAAGCGAAGATTTTTCACTTGAAGATAGTGTTTGGAAATATGCTACTCATAATCCAAGAACAATAGATGATGAAAATATACTTGCAAGTGAAGCACTTGTAATGATAGAAGAGATGAAGATACAACTTTTAGTTGTAACAGATAAAGATAAAAAAGTAAAAGGCGTGCTTCACATCCATACTTTGATAGAAAAAGGTATTTCATAA